The Megalobrama amblycephala isolate DHTTF-2021 linkage group LG16, ASM1881202v1, whole genome shotgun sequence genome includes the window CACTGTACGGCCAAATTGGAAAGTAACGCCTTACttcaattaaaatatcatgTCAGAAATTCCAGAAGTAGACTAAAAGTGACCGAAGTGACAAGCGAGGTAAAACCTGATATCAGAAACCTTAGTTCAAGCCTTTCAAAAGGAGTTTTTGGATGAGAGGTTATAGCATGCACTCTTTGTTTGGCCTGCTGTTCAGTATCCTCAGATTTCTGCCATTTTGCCTTTTCCTTCTAATCAGTAGGGGGATTAGACTGCATGACAATACAACAGTGTAAGTATTGCTggtttttgtgttttaaattcACATGTGCATGGATGCAAATCCACTTGAATCTCCTTGTGTGCTAGAAGTGCTGTCTATTTGAGATTTGTATTAAATCTGCAGCAGCTCCTTGGTGATTTTATgagatttttatgattttatacaAATGCTGCTCTCTTGAGGACCAAAGTGGAATCAACTCTAAATACAAAGAGCAACAGATGTTTTTCATGCAATATAGTAGGCTACTTAATCATTactttacaatttattttatgcaATTAGAATTTGCATTGCAAATAGGTTTTTAGAACATTTACCAAATATTtgctaaatattatgaaagacaaacataatTTAAGTAGACAACGCAAACATgctatgttaaaggtgccctcgaatgaaaaattgaatttatcttggcatagttgaataacaagagttcagtacatggaaatgacatacagtgagtctcaaactccattgtttcctccttcttatataaatctcatttgtttaaaagacctccgaagaacaggcgaatctcaacataacaccgactgttacgtaacagtcgggatcattaatatgtacgcccccaatatttgcatatgtcagcccatgtttccaacattataaaaggcattagacaagggcagccagtattaacgtctggatgtgcacaaccaaatcatcagactaggtaagcaagcaagaacaatagcgaaaaatggcagatggagcgataataactgacatgatccatgataacatgatatttttagtgatatttgtgaattgtctttctaaatgtttcgttagcatgttgctaatgtactgttaaatgtggttaaagttaccatcggttattactgtattcacggagacaagagccgtcgcttttttcatttttaaacacttgcagtctgtataatgcataaacacaacttcattctttataaatctctccaacagtgtagcattacccgttagccacagagcactatcaaactcattcaaaatcagaagtaaacaatataacagtatacaatactcacataatccgacgcatgcatgccgcatgcatgacgaacactttgtaaagatccattttgagggttatattagctgtgtaaactttgttaaggcactgtttaaggcaagcgcgagctctgtgggcggagagcatgggatttaaaggggccgcagcataaaattggcgcgtttataatgatgccccaaaataggcagttaaaaaaattaattaaaaaaaatctatggggtattttgagctgaaacttcacagacacattcaggagacaccttagacttattttacatcttttaaaaacataatctagggcacctttaatgtatagCACATAAGGCTATTAATGGCAGAAATGTAGTCACATGCGAAAAACACATCAATGGTTTCTCCTTGTAAGTTCTTAATAAAAGACCTCGTGAAAGACAAGGGTGTTCTTCAAAATAACCAACGTCACAATGGAAGTCCTCCAAGGCCTAAGCATCATAAATAGCGTAAGCGTCATTGGTGACTTGGTCGTTCCACTTTagatcctcattgtcatgtatgctgcattaactaacattaactaatgggaccttattgtaaagtgttaccaggtAAATATATACAATAACTGCAATAGTTTATGACTGTGGCAGTACAAAGAAATTACATCATTGTAGAAGACAGCATCGAaggtgctttattttatttacactttGGACCAGTTATTACAAACACAAACTTGTCTTTAATAGTTGATTTTCAATGTCAGTTTTGTCTGTTAATCAGTCCAGCTTCACACTAGACAGTCAAGCAAACAAATCAATGCAAGACCACTTTGTAAAATCGTATCTTTTTGATGGTCCtcacaaatgtaaaaatagtaCTATATTTCTCCAGGGGGGAAAAGatacatgaaaataaaaaattgacatcaTGACGAAAAGCAAAGGGAACTTACTAACTTAATACAGAACAGTACAGAACTTAATACATTTCCAGCTCAAATATTTTTGCAGTGAATACTAGGAGAGTCTATATGTTTTACTGGTTAATCACTCTCACTTTCTTCTGGGTAACTTTTTATATAACACTGAACCATTTCTTCCAGGTCTGTCTTTATATGGTAATTGATGTTCAGCACAGCTAGATTCTTACACCTTTGGTTTACCGCAGTGTCTGTGAGGTAAGCTTGTAACCGTCTTTGGGCAGTTTCACCGTGACTTCCATCAAGCTTCAGCACCGGCAACGTGGCTAATATTTTCAAAAACGCATTAACATTTGGGAAGAACTTCACATCGGAGTGCTGAAGGGTTTCGTGAATGGTGCACGGCAAGCTTACTTCCTTTCCTCTGTGTTTCCATTTTATCCTCCAACAATGCAGCTCAGCCGGCAATGTGTCTGGATGTGGAAGATCGCTCCTGTAAATGTCCGCATGGGACTCCTCGGAGGTATTGAACCTCATTTGGCCCATGACCGCGGGGACAAGAGACAAGCACTTGAGCGCCTTGAGATGATTCTCCGAGAAGATGTCCTTGACCTCCTGCGTGATGTACTCCATAACCGGCTGCGTAAGATACTCTTTAAAGAACGACTCAGCCTGTATTTCCATGGTCTCCACTGCCTGTTGCTTCCGAAGAAACAACCTCGGGACTTTGACCGGAATCTCCATTGCAGTTGCCAAACTGACAGCCTCTTCAAACCAGAATTCGTGGTATACTTCTAGATTGTCCGTTACCTCGTGCAACGAATGCAGTACTGCTGTTAGGCTGTTGGCAGCGAAAAACACATCAATGGTTTCTCCTTGTAAGTTCTTACCAAAAGCCCTCGTGAAAGACAGGGCGTTCTTCAAAATAACCAGTGTCACGATGAACTCAAAGTCCGCCAAGGCCTCCGAAATGGCGTAAGCATCATTGGTGACTTGGTCGTTCCACTTCagatcctcattgtcatgtatGCTGTCCATGCACAGCAGAAGCGGCTCCATCAAATCGACGGCCATCTCGAACACATTATGAAGATCGGTCCAGGTTGAACGTGAGCCCTCTTTGAGAGCGTTTTCTTTTTCCATGTTTCCTTGGCACAGAATGGAGATAGCATTATCGAGTTCggtctgcaacaatggagatgttttaaaaaacacattCGTCTTTTTCAGAACTGATATCACGACTTGCACTCCAGTCAGCGGCATGCCATTAGCGAGATGAACATTAAGTGCACAGGTGGAAGTGGGCGTAATCACCGCCATGGGATATTTCTCCTTGAGGTGGGCAGCGATGACCTTCATCTTAGTCCCAAGTATACCAGATCCCGCATGCGCTTGTCCTCTGCAGTGTTCCATACTCAGGCCCCATCCCTTCGTCAACTGAGACTCCAATCTCTCGGCGACAGCAACCTCCTCTCCTTCAAACGAGAGGAACTCTATGAACTCTTCCCTGAGAGAGTTGGCTTGGTCTACAAAGCGCAGGAATACAGGCAGGTGTTCTCCCTCTGGGAAGTCCACTAACTCCCCTGTGACGATCGAAAAGAAGCGACATTCTCGGACTTGTTGAAGGATCTCTTCACGGACGCATCTCTCGCAGACCTCCAGCATCTGCCTTTGCTGAACGGCCGGGCAATAGTCCTCATTAACAGCCACTGCCTCGAACCTCCTTCGAAGAAATTCATCGCCCGCATTGATACGGTTCTCAATCAGCGCTTGAAAGGTACCTGTACTAAAGAGCCGTTCCTCCTCCTTAGAGCGAATCTCATCTTCTCTTGCATTGCAACTGAATGGAAAGTTTTGCTTTCCTATCAAAACCATGACTTCAAAGGAAGATCTTAAGAACTCTCTTAGGTCTTTTTGTTGGGGCGTAAGCTGAGGGACGTCGTCTGTGGTCTCGCTGTCATCTTGAGCGTCGCAGTCTTTTTTCGAGAGCAGTTGTTCAATTGAAGACTCCACTAAAGAGATAAAGACACAAACATTCAAATGAATGATCATTTTTTGCTGCATTTTTAATGagttgaagggttagttcacccaaaaatgaaaattctgtcattaattactcacccttgtgtcgttccaaacctgtaagacttttgttcatctttggaacacaaatgaagatgttttttatgaaatctgagagctttctgtccctccatagacagctacgtgACCACCAATTTGACGCTTTGAAAAGTTCacaaagagatcgtaaaactaatccatatgaattgagtggtttagtccaaattgtCTGAAGGGACTCAATTGCTTTGTATGatgaataaaacttttattcacatataaacattcatcaactcacacatcagttgtggtaaactgaagctcaagcatgttcacTTGACGTGTGcgaaaaccaatgaggttcattctcgtgtgttacgcagcatatTTAAGCTTCCGCAAGAGATTTATTCTCGCAATTAGGTTTGggtgagcttctgtttatgttcgctgatcaatgtttatatgtgaataaaagactaaattcaatctgttcatcatataaagtgatcgagtctcttaagaaaatttggactaaaccgctcaattaatatggattagttttatgatttctttatgaacattttgaagcgtcaaagtggtagtcacgtatctgtctatggagggaaagaaagctctcagatttcatcaaaaaaatcttcatttgtgttccgaagatgaacaaaagtcttacgggtgtggaaagacatgagggtgagtaatttatgacagaattttaattttggggtgaattaaccctttaagtaaggAATAACTGACAATGGgccattgaattattagaaaataattgcttttatatgaaacaAGAGCAAGCGTGTCAGCAATGTGATAAGACGTGAAAGTAGCACAGCTTTCAGTCACCCAAATGAGCAGAGTAATATAAGCATTGCCAATGATGacagtaaatatttaaaaatatctgacTGCTGAATGTTGCAACTGAGCAATCAGAGTCAACTATTCCAGAGAGCCATAATCAATATAAATCAACTATATCTTACTTACATCGTCTTTCTTTGATTTTCCGAACCTCCTCATCTGTCTGAGAAAAACAGGAATGTAAAGTGTCATTTTATAAGAGATGTTAACTGGACAATTACTTTAGTAAAGTACACTTACAGACGTGGACAAAATTGTTggtacccttggtaaatatgaacaaaaaaacctgtgaaaataaatctacaTCGTTAATCcttacgattttttttttatatatataaaattctaacctttcattgaagtgtAAGAATTTAAAATGGGGGGTAattctcattatgaaataagttTTTCTCTAATCCACAATTAACACAATTAACggtacccttttattcaatactttttgcaaccttcTTTTGCAAacataacagctctgagtcttcttctataatgcctgatgagtttggagaacacctgaggagagatcagagaccattccttcagaatctctccagatccttcagattccagctccatgttgatgcttcttctcttcagttcactccactcattttctttagggttcaggtcaggggactgggatggccatggcagaagcttggtTTTGTGACCCAtctttgtgttggttttgatgtttgttttggatcattgtcctgatggaagatccaaccacgacccattataagatttctagcagaagcaatcaggttttgatttttttatctgttgatatttgatagaatccatgataccaggtatctgaacaagatgtccaggacctccagcagaaaaataggcccacaacattaaagatccagcagtatatttaaccgtgggcatggggcactttttatccatgtgtgcaccaaacccatctggtgggtttgctgccaaaaagctctttttttagtttcatctggcCATAGAAGccagtttgaagttccagtcatttctgacaactgaatatgctggagatttaggctttctgagactcaagactcaactaatctctgcaattctccatcTGTGATCCTTgtagagtctttgtccactcaaactctcctcctcacc containing:
- the thap12b gene encoding THAP domain containing 12b isoform X1; its protein translation is MPNFCAAPNCTRKSTQSDLAFFRFPRDPERCRLWVENCRRADLEEKTPDQLNKHYRLCAKHFEPAMICKTSPYRTVLRDTAIPTIFDLTSHLANPHSRHRKRIKVLTDEEVRKIKERRLESSIEQLLSKKDCDAQDDSETTDDVPQLTPQQKDLREFLRSSFEVMVLIGKQNFPFSCNAREDEIRSKEEERLFSTGTFQALIENRINAGDEFLRRRFEAVAVNEDYCPAVQQRQMLEVCERCVREEILQQVRECRFFSIVTGELVDFPEGEHLPVFLRFVDQANSLREEFIEFLSFEGEEVAVAERLESQLTKGWGLSMEHCRGQAHAGSGILGTKMKVIAAHLKEKYPMAVITPTSTCALNVHLANGMPLTGVQVVISVLKKTNVFFKTSPLLQTELDNAISILCQGNMEKENALKEGSRSTWTDLHNVFEMAVDLMEPLLLCMDSIHDNEDLKWNDQVTNDAYAISEALADFEFIVTLVILKNALSFTRAFGKNLQGETIDVFFAANSLTAVLHSLHEVTDNLEVYHEFWFEEAVSLATAMEIPVKVPRLFLRKQQAVETMEIQAESFFKEYLTQPVMEYITQEVKDIFSENHLKALKCLSLVPAVMGQMRFNTSEESHADIYRSDLPHPDTLPAELHCWRIKWKHRGKEVSLPCTIHETLQHSDVKFFPNVNAFLKILATLPVLKLDGSHGETAQRRLQAYLTDTAVNQRCKNLAVLNINYHIKTDLEEMVQCYIKSYPEESESD
- the thap12b gene encoding THAP domain containing 12b isoform X2, which translates into the protein MICKTSPYRTVLRDTAIPTIFDLTSHLANPHSRHRKRIKVLTDEEVRKIKERRLESSIEQLLSKKDCDAQDDSETTDDVPQLTPQQKDLREFLRSSFEVMVLIGKQNFPFSCNAREDEIRSKEEERLFSTGTFQALIENRINAGDEFLRRRFEAVAVNEDYCPAVQQRQMLEVCERCVREEILQQVRECRFFSIVTGELVDFPEGEHLPVFLRFVDQANSLREEFIEFLSFEGEEVAVAERLESQLTKGWGLSMEHCRGQAHAGSGILGTKMKVIAAHLKEKYPMAVITPTSTCALNVHLANGMPLTGVQVVISVLKKTNVFFKTSPLLQTELDNAISILCQGNMEKENALKEGSRSTWTDLHNVFEMAVDLMEPLLLCMDSIHDNEDLKWNDQVTNDAYAISEALADFEFIVTLVILKNALSFTRAFGKNLQGETIDVFFAANSLTAVLHSLHEVTDNLEVYHEFWFEEAVSLATAMEIPVKVPRLFLRKQQAVETMEIQAESFFKEYLTQPVMEYITQEVKDIFSENHLKALKCLSLVPAVMGQMRFNTSEESHADIYRSDLPHPDTLPAELHCWRIKWKHRGKEVSLPCTIHETLQHSDVKFFPNVNAFLKILATLPVLKLDGSHGETAQRRLQAYLTDTAVNQRCKNLAVLNINYHIKTDLEEMVQCYIKSYPEESESD